From Pseudorca crassidens isolate mPseCra1 chromosome 15, mPseCra1.hap1, whole genome shotgun sequence, one genomic window encodes:
- the RTEL1 gene encoding regulator of telomere elongation helicase 1 isoform X10, whose translation MPKITLNGVTVDFPFQPYKCQEEYMSKVLECLQKKVNGVLESPTGTGKTLCLLCSTLAWREQLRDAVSARKIAERVSGEPFLDRALASWGSAALEGDVPVCYADVPKIVYASRTHSQLTQVISELRNTSYRPRVCVLGSREQLCIHPEVKKQESNHMQVHLCRKKVASRSCHFYNNVEEKSLEPELASRILDIEDLVSSGTRHRVCPYYLSRNLKQQADIIFMPYNYLLDAKSRRAYGIDLKGAVVVFDEAHNVEKMCEEAASFDLTPHDVASGLDVIGQVLEEQAKVARQALHPEFSADSASSGLNLELEDLAKLKTILLRLEGAIDAVELPGGDGGVTKPGSYIFELFAEAQITFHTKGCILDSLDQIIQHLAGRAGLFTNTAGLQKLADIIQIVFGVDPAEGGPSAVVGPGCQSYKVHIHPDAGHRRTAQRSDAWNATAARKQGKVLSYWCFSPGHSMRELVHQGVRTLILTSGTLAPVSSFTQEMQIPFPVCLENPHVIDKHQIWVGIVPKGPDGAQLSSAFDKRFSDECLSSLGKALGNIARVVPHGLLVFFPSYPVMEKSLEFWRAHDFARKLEALKPLFVEPRTKGGFSEVMEAFYTRVAAPGSSGATFLAVCRGKASEGLDFADANGRGVIVTGLPYPPRMDPRVVLKMQFLDEMKGQNGARDQFLSGHDWYRQQASRAVNQAIGRVIRHRHDYGAVFLCDHRFSSADARAQLPSWVRPHVKVYDSFGHVIRDVAQFFRVAQRTMPMLAPRAAAPSLGEGEGTASVAVSPGPLRTRKATSLDVHVPSLRRRHTGLLVAGDAEGSLCVEYQQEAVQARRRPVGLLAALEHSEQLAEGPGDEALPAEEEAPRHSTPWGPREKRPAEEQRGRRRKVRLVGGPEGPEAGADTGRAKLFMAAVKQALSQASFDTFTRALREYKSTDDLAALAAHLGPLFAEDPKKHSLLRGFYQFVRPHHKQQFEEVCCQLTGRGCSSRPEHGLPWRQGARPALDPSGEAGPAWVGPSNSDPEGRREPDPKLTVSQGAARQLDPCEHLNQGRPHLASGLLPAGDLSRRPPEGSGAPGAKKHPPAVSAYLADAHRALGATGYSQLLAALTTYKQDDDFEKVVAVVASLTTAKPEDLTLLQRFGMFVRPHHKQRFRQTCVDLGTQAPGPWEGSPAAPSDLVCEARGTGPSLPEKPPGKTQSKSFSFLTQRPARGAGAPSRPPSAPCGQAQSEWVGLVCPGCRAEDVVPFQCPSCDFHCCRACWRQHLQVSRTCPACHAATRKQSLTQVFWPEPQ comes from the exons ATGCCCAAGATAACCCTGAATGGTGTGACAGTGGATTTCCCTTTCCAGCCATACAAATGCCAAGAGGAGTACATGAGCAAGGTCTTGGAGTGTCTGCAGAAG AAAGTGAACGGCGTTCTGGAGAGCCCCACGGGCACGGGGAAGACGCTGTGTCTCCTCTGCAGCACGCTGGCCTGGCGGGAGCAGCTCCGAGACGCTGTCTCTGCCCGCAAGATTGCCGAGAGGGTGTCAGGGGAGCCCTTCCTTGACCGCGCCTTGGCGTCCTGGGGGAGCGCTGCCCTGGAAGGAGATGTCCCAG TGTGCTATGCGGACGTCCCAAAGATCGTTTACGCCTCCAGGACCCACTCGCAGCTCACTCAGGTCATCAGTGAGCTCCGGAACACCTCCTACCG GCCCCGAGTGTGTGTGCTGGGCTCCCGGGAACAGCTGTGTATCCATCCTGAGGTGAAGAAGCAGGAGAGTAACCACATGCAG GTCCACTTGTGCCGCAAGAAGGTGGCAAGTCGCTCCTGTCACTTCTACAACAACGTGGAAG AGAAGAGCCTGGAGCCGGAGCTGGCCAGCCGCATCCTGGACATCGAGGACCTGGTCAGCAGCGGGACGAGGCACAG agTGTGCCCCTACTACCTGTCTCGGAACCTGAAGCAGCAGGCCGACATCATCTTCATGCCCTACAACTACCTGCTGGACGCCAAG AGCCGCCGTGCATATGGCATCGACCTGAAAGGGGCGGTCGTCGTCTTTGACGAAGCTCACAACGTG GAGAAGATGTGTGAGGAGGCCGCGTCCTTCGACCTGACGCCCCACGACGTGGCTTCGGGACTGGACGTGATAGGCCAGGTGCTGGAGGAGCAGGCCAAGGTGGCGCGGCAGGCACTCCACCCGGAGTTCAGCGCGGACTCGGCCAGCTCAG GGCTGAACTTGGAGCTGGAGGACCTCGCGAAGCTGAAGA CGATCCTGCTTCGTCTGGAGGGGGCCATCGACGCCGTGGAGCTGCCTGGAGGTGACGGCGGCGTCACCAAGCCTGGGAG CTACATCTTTGAGCTGTTTGCCGAAGCCCAGATCACGTTTCACACCAAGGGCTGCATCCTTGACTCCCTGGACCAGATCATCCAACACCTGGCAGGAC GTGCCGGGCTGTTCACCAACACGGCAGGGCTGCAGAAGCTGGCAGACATCATCCAG ATCGTGTTTGGCGTGGACCCTGCTGAAGGTGGCCCCAGTGCCGTGGTGGGGCCGGGGTGTCAGTCCTACAAG GTGCACATCCACCCTGATGCTGGTCACCGGAGGACGGCTCAGCGGTCAGATGCCTGGAACGCCACGGCAGCCAGAAAGCAAG ggAAGGTGCTGAGCTACTGGTGCTTCAGCCCTGGCCACAGCATGCGTGAGCTGGTCCACCAGGGCGTCCGTACCCTCATCCTCACCAGCGGCACACTGGCCCCCGTGTCCTCCTTCACCCAGGAGATGCAGAT ccctTTCCCAGTCTGCCTGGAGAACCCACACGTCATCGACAAGCACCAGATCTGGGTGGGGATTGTCCCTAAAGGCCCCGACGGAGCCCAGCTGAGCTCCGCCTTTGACAAACG GTTCTCTGACGAGTGCTTGTCGTCCCTGGGGAAGGCACTGG GCAACATCGCCCGTGTGGTCCCGCATGGGCTCCTGgtcttcttcccttcctaccccGTCATGGAGAAAAGCCTGGAGTTCTGGCGG GCCCACGACTTTGCCAGGAAGCTGGAGGCCCTGAAGCCCCTGTTCGTGGAACCGAGGACCAAAGGAGGCTTCTCTGAG GTGATGGAGGCTTTCTACACGAGAGTCGCCGCCCCCGGGTCCAGTGGGGCCACCTTCCTGGCTGTGTGCCGGGGGAAG GCCAGCGAGGGGCTGGACTTCGCAGATGCGAATGGCCGTGGAGTGATCGTCACGGGCCTCCCATACCCGCCCCGCATGGACCCCCGGGTTGTCCTCAAGATGCAGTTCCTGGATGAGATGAAGGGCCAGAATGGGGCCCGGGACCAG TTCCTCTCCGGGCACGACTGGTACCGGCAGCAGGCATCCAGGGCTGTGAACCAGGCCATTGGGCGGGTGATCCGGCATCGCCATGACTACGGGGCTGTCTTCCTCTGCGACCACAG GTTCAGCTCCGCGGACGCCAGAGCCCAGCTGCCCTCCTGGGTGCGTCCCCACGTCAAGGTGTACGACAGCTTCGGCCACGTCATCCGAGATGTGGCCCAGTTCTTCCGCGTCGCTCAGAGAACC ATGCCCATGCTGGCCCCCCGAGCTGCTGCTCCGAGTCTGGGCGAAGGAGAAGGCACTGCCTCGGTGGCCGTGTCACCCGGCCCCCTCCGCACCAGGAAGGCCACAAGTCTGGATGTGCACGTCCCTAGCCTGAGGCGCAGACACACGG GCTTGCTGGTCGCCGGGGACGCCGAGGGCAGCCTTTGTGTGGAGTACCAGCAGGAAGCCGTCCAGGCCCGGCGGAGGCCCGTGGGGCTGTTGGCCGCCCTGGAACACAGCGAGCAGCTGGCCGAGGGGCCTGGGGACGAGGCCCTGCCCGCGGAGGAGGAG GCCCCCCGCCACTCCACCCCGTGGGGCCCTCGTGAGAAGAGGCCAGCGGAGGAGCAGCGTGGCAGGCGGAGGAAGGTCAGGCTGGTCGGCGGCCCG GAGGGGCCAGAAGCCGGCGCGGACACAGGCAGGGCCAAGCTGTTCATGGCAGCCGTGAAGCAGGCGCTGAGCCAGGCCAGCTTCGACACCTTTACCCGGGCCCTGCGGGAGTACAAGAGCACCGATGACCTCGCGGCCCTGGCTGCTCACCTTGGCCCCCTCTTTGCCGAGGACCCCAAGAAGCACAGCCTGCTCCGAG gCTTCTATCAGTTCGTGCGGCCCCACCACAAGCAGCAGTTTGAGGAGGTCTGCTGCCAACTGACGGGCCGAGGCTGCAGCTCCCGGCCTGAGCATGGCCTTCCCTGGAGGCAGGGAGCACGACCGGCCCTGGACCCCAGCGGTGAGGCGGGCCCTGCCTGGGTGGGACCCTCAAACTCAGACCCTGAGG GAAGGAGGGAGCCTGACCCCAAGCTGACCGTGTCCCAGGGTGCAGCCAGGCAGCTGGACCCCTGCGAACACCTGAACCAGGGCCGGCCCCACCTGGCCTCCGGGCTGCTCCCTGCAG GAGACCTCAGCCGCCGGCCTCCTGAGGGGTCCGGAGCCCCCGGAGCAAAGAAGCACCCACCCGCTGTGAGTGCCTACCTGGCAGATGCCCACCGGGCCCTGGGGGCCACAGGCTACAGCCAGCTCCTGGCGGCGCTGACCACTTACAAGCAGGATGACGACTTCGAGAAGGTGGTGGCTGTGGTGGCCTCACTCACCACCGCCAAGCCTGAGGACCTGACCCTGCTGCAGA GGTTCGGCATGTTCGTGCGCCCTCACCACAAGCAGCGCTTCCGGCAGACGTGTGTGGACCTGGGCACCCAGGCTCCAGGACCCTGGGAGGGGAGCCCTGCTGCGCCTTCTGACCTCGTCTGTGAGGCTCGCGGGACAG GCCCCTCACTGCCAGAGAAACCCCCCGGGAAGACCCAGAGCAAGAGCTTCTCCTTCCTTACGCAGAGGCCGGCTCGGGGGGCGGGGGCTCCCAGCCGGCCCCCCAGTGCCCCCTGCGGGCAGGCACAGTCCGAGTGGG TGGGCTTGGTGTGTCCTGGCTGCAGGGCGGAGGACGTGGTCCCCTTCCAGTGCCCCTCCTGCGACTTCCACTGCTGCCGGGCCTGTTGGCGACAGCACCTCCAG GTCTCTAGGACGTGCCCGGCCTGCCATGCTGCCACCAGAAAGCAGAGCCTCACGCAGGTCTTCTGGCCGGAGCCCCAGTGA
- the RTEL1 gene encoding regulator of telomere elongation helicase 1 isoform X1 — protein sequence MPKITLNGVTVDFPFQPYKCQEEYMSKVLECLQKKVNGVLESPTGTGKTLCLLCSTLAWREQLRDAVSARKIAERVSGEPFLDRALASWGSAALEGDVPVCYADVPKIVYASRTHSQLTQVISELRNTSYRPRVCVLGSREQLCIHPEVKKQESNHMQVHLCRKKVASRSCHFYNNVEEKSLEPELASRILDIEDLVSSGTRHRVCPYYLSRNLKQQADIIFMPYNYLLDAKSRRAYGIDLKGAVVVFDEAHNVEKMCEEAASFDLTPHDVASGLDVIGQVLEEQAKVARQALHPEFSADSASSGLNLELEDLAKLKTILLRLEGAIDAVELPGGDGGVTKPGSYIFELFAEAQITFHTKGCILDSLDQIIQHLAGRAGLFTNTAGLQKLADIIQIVFGVDPAEGGPSAVVGPGCQSYKVHIHPDAGHRRTAQRSDAWNATAARKQGKVLSYWCFSPGHSMRELVHQGVRTLILTSGTLAPVSSFTQEMQIPFPVCLENPHVIDKHQIWVGIVPKGPDGAQLSSAFDKRFSDECLSSLGKALGNIARVVPHGLLVFFPSYPVMEKSLEFWRAHDFARKLEALKPLFVEPRTKGGFSEGDFWGLAQGGEGPGRADQPPLPGDGGFLHESRRPRVQWGHLPGCVPGEDANGRGVIVTGLPYPPRMDPRVVLKMQFLDEMKGQNGARDQPPALALQFLSGHDWYRQQASRAVNQAIGRVIRHRHDYGAVFLCDHRFSSADARAQLPSWVRPHVKVYDSFGHVIRDVAQFFRVAQRTMPMLAPRAAAPSLGEGEGTASVAVSPGPLRTRKATSLDVHVPSLRRRHTGLLVAGDAEGSLCVEYQQEAVQARRRPVGLLAALEHSEQLAEGPGDEALPAEEEAPRHSTPWGPREKRPAEEQRGRRRKVRLVGGPVCGRPADGGSLEGPEAGADTGRAKLFMAAVKQALSQASFDTFTRALREYKSTDDLAALAAHLGPLFAEDPKKHSLLRGFYQFVRPHHKQQFEEVCCQLTGRGCSSRPEHGLPWRQGARPALDPSGEAGPAWVGPSNSDPEGRREPDPKLTVSQGAARQLDPCEHLNQGRPHLASGLLPAGDLSRRPPEGSGAPGAKKHPPAVSAYLADAHRALGATGYSQLLAALTTYKQDDDFEKVVAVVASLTTAKPEDLTLLQRFGMFVRPHHKQRFRQTCVDLGTQAPGPWEGSPAAPSDLVCEARGTGPSLPEKPPGKTQSKSFSFLTQRPARGAGAPSRPPSAPCGQAQSEWVGLVCPGCRAEDVVPFQCPSCDFHCCRACWRQHLQVSRTCPACHAATRKQSLTQVFWPEPQ from the exons ATGCCCAAGATAACCCTGAATGGTGTGACAGTGGATTTCCCTTTCCAGCCATACAAATGCCAAGAGGAGTACATGAGCAAGGTCTTGGAGTGTCTGCAGAAG AAAGTGAACGGCGTTCTGGAGAGCCCCACGGGCACGGGGAAGACGCTGTGTCTCCTCTGCAGCACGCTGGCCTGGCGGGAGCAGCTCCGAGACGCTGTCTCTGCCCGCAAGATTGCCGAGAGGGTGTCAGGGGAGCCCTTCCTTGACCGCGCCTTGGCGTCCTGGGGGAGCGCTGCCCTGGAAGGAGATGTCCCAG TGTGCTATGCGGACGTCCCAAAGATCGTTTACGCCTCCAGGACCCACTCGCAGCTCACTCAGGTCATCAGTGAGCTCCGGAACACCTCCTACCG GCCCCGAGTGTGTGTGCTGGGCTCCCGGGAACAGCTGTGTATCCATCCTGAGGTGAAGAAGCAGGAGAGTAACCACATGCAG GTCCACTTGTGCCGCAAGAAGGTGGCAAGTCGCTCCTGTCACTTCTACAACAACGTGGAAG AGAAGAGCCTGGAGCCGGAGCTGGCCAGCCGCATCCTGGACATCGAGGACCTGGTCAGCAGCGGGACGAGGCACAG agTGTGCCCCTACTACCTGTCTCGGAACCTGAAGCAGCAGGCCGACATCATCTTCATGCCCTACAACTACCTGCTGGACGCCAAG AGCCGCCGTGCATATGGCATCGACCTGAAAGGGGCGGTCGTCGTCTTTGACGAAGCTCACAACGTG GAGAAGATGTGTGAGGAGGCCGCGTCCTTCGACCTGACGCCCCACGACGTGGCTTCGGGACTGGACGTGATAGGCCAGGTGCTGGAGGAGCAGGCCAAGGTGGCGCGGCAGGCACTCCACCCGGAGTTCAGCGCGGACTCGGCCAGCTCAG GGCTGAACTTGGAGCTGGAGGACCTCGCGAAGCTGAAGA CGATCCTGCTTCGTCTGGAGGGGGCCATCGACGCCGTGGAGCTGCCTGGAGGTGACGGCGGCGTCACCAAGCCTGGGAG CTACATCTTTGAGCTGTTTGCCGAAGCCCAGATCACGTTTCACACCAAGGGCTGCATCCTTGACTCCCTGGACCAGATCATCCAACACCTGGCAGGAC GTGCCGGGCTGTTCACCAACACGGCAGGGCTGCAGAAGCTGGCAGACATCATCCAG ATCGTGTTTGGCGTGGACCCTGCTGAAGGTGGCCCCAGTGCCGTGGTGGGGCCGGGGTGTCAGTCCTACAAG GTGCACATCCACCCTGATGCTGGTCACCGGAGGACGGCTCAGCGGTCAGATGCCTGGAACGCCACGGCAGCCAGAAAGCAAG ggAAGGTGCTGAGCTACTGGTGCTTCAGCCCTGGCCACAGCATGCGTGAGCTGGTCCACCAGGGCGTCCGTACCCTCATCCTCACCAGCGGCACACTGGCCCCCGTGTCCTCCTTCACCCAGGAGATGCAGAT ccctTTCCCAGTCTGCCTGGAGAACCCACACGTCATCGACAAGCACCAGATCTGGGTGGGGATTGTCCCTAAAGGCCCCGACGGAGCCCAGCTGAGCTCCGCCTTTGACAAACG GTTCTCTGACGAGTGCTTGTCGTCCCTGGGGAAGGCACTGG GCAACATCGCCCGTGTGGTCCCGCATGGGCTCCTGgtcttcttcccttcctaccccGTCATGGAGAAAAGCCTGGAGTTCTGGCGG GCCCACGACTTTGCCAGGAAGCTGGAGGCCCTGAAGCCCCTGTTCGTGGAACCGAGGACCAAAGGAGGCTTCTCTGAG GGTGATTTCTGGGGTCTTGCTCAAGGAGGCGAGGGGCCAGGCCGGGCTGACCAGCCTCCCCTTCCAGGTGATGGAGGCTTTCTACACGAGAGTCGCCGCCCCCGGGTCCAGTGGGGCCACCTTCCTGGCTGTGTGCCGGGGGAAG ATGCGAATGGCCGTGGAGTGATCGTCACGGGCCTCCCATACCCGCCCCGCATGGACCCCCGGGTTGTCCTCAAGATGCAGTTCCTGGATGAGATGAAGGGCCAGAATGGGGCCCGGGACCAG CCCCCCGCCCTGGCCCTGCAGTTCCTCTCCGGGCACGACTGGTACCGGCAGCAGGCATCCAGGGCTGTGAACCAGGCCATTGGGCGGGTGATCCGGCATCGCCATGACTACGGGGCTGTCTTCCTCTGCGACCACAG GTTCAGCTCCGCGGACGCCAGAGCCCAGCTGCCCTCCTGGGTGCGTCCCCACGTCAAGGTGTACGACAGCTTCGGCCACGTCATCCGAGATGTGGCCCAGTTCTTCCGCGTCGCTCAGAGAACC ATGCCCATGCTGGCCCCCCGAGCTGCTGCTCCGAGTCTGGGCGAAGGAGAAGGCACTGCCTCGGTGGCCGTGTCACCCGGCCCCCTCCGCACCAGGAAGGCCACAAGTCTGGATGTGCACGTCCCTAGCCTGAGGCGCAGACACACGG GCTTGCTGGTCGCCGGGGACGCCGAGGGCAGCCTTTGTGTGGAGTACCAGCAGGAAGCCGTCCAGGCCCGGCGGAGGCCCGTGGGGCTGTTGGCCGCCCTGGAACACAGCGAGCAGCTGGCCGAGGGGCCTGGGGACGAGGCCCTGCCCGCGGAGGAGGAG GCCCCCCGCCACTCCACCCCGTGGGGCCCTCGTGAGAAGAGGCCAGCGGAGGAGCAGCGTGGCAGGCGGAGGAAGGTCAGGCTGGTCGGCGGCCCGGTATGTGGACGACCTGCAGACGGCGGAAGTTTG GAGGGGCCAGAAGCCGGCGCGGACACAGGCAGGGCCAAGCTGTTCATGGCAGCCGTGAAGCAGGCGCTGAGCCAGGCCAGCTTCGACACCTTTACCCGGGCCCTGCGGGAGTACAAGAGCACCGATGACCTCGCGGCCCTGGCTGCTCACCTTGGCCCCCTCTTTGCCGAGGACCCCAAGAAGCACAGCCTGCTCCGAG gCTTCTATCAGTTCGTGCGGCCCCACCACAAGCAGCAGTTTGAGGAGGTCTGCTGCCAACTGACGGGCCGAGGCTGCAGCTCCCGGCCTGAGCATGGCCTTCCCTGGAGGCAGGGAGCACGACCGGCCCTGGACCCCAGCGGTGAGGCGGGCCCTGCCTGGGTGGGACCCTCAAACTCAGACCCTGAGG GAAGGAGGGAGCCTGACCCCAAGCTGACCGTGTCCCAGGGTGCAGCCAGGCAGCTGGACCCCTGCGAACACCTGAACCAGGGCCGGCCCCACCTGGCCTCCGGGCTGCTCCCTGCAG GAGACCTCAGCCGCCGGCCTCCTGAGGGGTCCGGAGCCCCCGGAGCAAAGAAGCACCCACCCGCTGTGAGTGCCTACCTGGCAGATGCCCACCGGGCCCTGGGGGCCACAGGCTACAGCCAGCTCCTGGCGGCGCTGACCACTTACAAGCAGGATGACGACTTCGAGAAGGTGGTGGCTGTGGTGGCCTCACTCACCACCGCCAAGCCTGAGGACCTGACCCTGCTGCAGA GGTTCGGCATGTTCGTGCGCCCTCACCACAAGCAGCGCTTCCGGCAGACGTGTGTGGACCTGGGCACCCAGGCTCCAGGACCCTGGGAGGGGAGCCCTGCTGCGCCTTCTGACCTCGTCTGTGAGGCTCGCGGGACAG GCCCCTCACTGCCAGAGAAACCCCCCGGGAAGACCCAGAGCAAGAGCTTCTCCTTCCTTACGCAGAGGCCGGCTCGGGGGGCGGGGGCTCCCAGCCGGCCCCCCAGTGCCCCCTGCGGGCAGGCACAGTCCGAGTGGG TGGGCTTGGTGTGTCCTGGCTGCAGGGCGGAGGACGTGGTCCCCTTCCAGTGCCCCTCCTGCGACTTCCACTGCTGCCGGGCCTGTTGGCGACAGCACCTCCAG GTCTCTAGGACGTGCCCGGCCTGCCATGCTGCCACCAGAAAGCAGAGCCTCACGCAGGTCTTCTGGCCGGAGCCCCAGTGA